The following are from one region of the Capsicum annuum cultivar UCD-10X-F1 chromosome 1, UCD10Xv1.1, whole genome shotgun sequence genome:
- the LOC107855791 gene encoding uncharacterized protein LOC107855791 isoform X1 — MLPREVKGEINMNQILLKFEIPQQSQDASTWLLPEFVISLLSLVGHPWSSSSKSIDHPFHTSIYTVPRCLGFGHCYVALKELIVALLSVSAYIPFHHSLLIIFLSTLILNLQSFFSSIVHMNGDPSTAANYDLKLNS, encoded by the exons ATGCTTCCTAGAGAGGTAAAGGGCGAGATAAACATGAATCAAATACTCCTAAAGTTTGA AATTCCTCAACAATCCCAAGATGCTTCGACCTGGTTGTTGCCAGAATTTGTAATTTCTCTGCTTTCTCTTGTGGGTCATCCGTGGTCTAGCTCCTCTAAATCAATTGATCATCCTTTTCACACAAGTATCTACACTGTACCAAG GTGTTTGGGGTTTGGCCACTGTTATGTGGCGTTGAAGGAGTTGATTGTAGCTCTCCTATCTGTAAGTGCTTACATTCCATTTCATcactcccttttgatcatttttctaTCAACTCTAATTCTAAATCTCCAATCTTTCTTTTCCTCAATTGTACATATGAATGGAGATCCTTCCACCGCTGCAAACTACGACCTAAAGCTGAACTCTTGA
- the LOC107855791 gene encoding uncharacterized protein LOC107855791 isoform X2 encodes MLPREVKGEINMNQILLKFEIPQQSQDASTWLLPEFVISLLSLVGHPWSSSSKSIDHPFHTSIYTVPRCLGFGHCYVALKELIVALLSILPPLQTTT; translated from the exons ATGCTTCCTAGAGAGGTAAAGGGCGAGATAAACATGAATCAAATACTCCTAAAGTTTGA AATTCCTCAACAATCCCAAGATGCTTCGACCTGGTTGTTGCCAGAATTTGTAATTTCTCTGCTTTCTCTTGTGGGTCATCCGTGGTCTAGCTCCTCTAAATCAATTGATCATCCTTTTCACACAAGTATCTACACTGTACCAAG GTGTTTGGGGTTTGGCCACTGTTATGTGGCGTTGAAGGAGTTGATTGTAGCTCTCCTATCT ATCCTTCCACCGCTGCAAACTACGACCTAA